The Streptococcus parasanguinis genomic sequence GATCTCTCCACCAAAGACACCGGCACCTGGGCCGACGTCGATCAGGTAGTCGGCCTCTCTCATGGTATCTTCATCATGTTCGACGACGATCAAAGTATTGCCCAAGTCGCGCATCTTCTTAAGACTGGCAATCAGGCGGTCATTGTCCCTTTGATGGAGGCCTATAGACGGCTCATCCAAGATATAAAGGACACCAGAGAGGTTGGAACCGATCTGGGTTGCCAAACGAATGCGCTGACTTTCCCCACCTGATAAGGTCCCAGCTGATCGCGACAAGGTCAAGTAATTGAGGCCAACATTATTTAAGAAGGTCAAGCGATCTTTAATCTCTTTTAGGATCGGTCTTGCAATCGTAGCTTCATTGTCCGTTAAAACCAACTGATCCACAGCTTTTAAGTGGTCCGCAATTGATAGATCTGACACTTCCCCGATATGCATCCCCTTTTCTCCTCCGACACGAACAGAGAGAGCTTGGTCATTGAGACGGTAGCCATGGCAGGTCGCACAGGTCAATTCGTTCATATAAGAGCGCATTTGGTTGCGGGTGAAATCACTATTGGTCTCACGGAAACGACGGTGAATGTTGTTTACGACCCCTTCAAAAGGAATCTCGATATCCCGAACCCCACCAAACTCATTTTCATAGTGAAAGTGGAATTCCTTGCCATTTGAACCATAGAGAACCAAGTCCTTTTCTTCTTGAGAGAGATCTGAGAAAGGCTGATCCATATCAATACCAAAATGGATCATGGCCTGCTCCAACATCTGAGGATAGTAGTTAGAAGAGATCGGATTCCAAGGAGCAAGAGCTCCTTCGCGAAGGCTTAAGCGATCATCTGGCACCACCAAATCCAAGTCCACCTCTAGCTTAATACCCAGCCCATCACAGTCTGGACAAGATCCAAAAGGCGCATTGAAAGAAAAGAGACGGGGCTCTAATTCAGGAACGGTAAAGCCACAGACTGGACAAGCATAATGCTCCGAAAAGAGCAGTTCCTTTCCATCCATGGTATCAATCACCACATAACCGTCCGCTATCCGAAGGGCTGCCTCAATCGAATCAAAGAGACGCGAGCGGATGCCCTCTTTGATCACGATTCGGTCCACCACCACTTCAATCGTGTGCTGTTTGCTTTTAGACAGTTCTGGAACCTCTGTCACATCATAGATCTCACCGTCAACTCGAACCCGAACATAGCCGTCTTTTTGGACTTTTTCAATGATATTCTTGTGCTGGCCTTTTTTCTTGCGGATAATGGGAGCTAGAATTTGCAGGCGTTGGCGCTCTGGTAATTCCAAGACTTGATCGACAATTTGCTCAACCGAAGAAGCGGTAATAGCCCCATGTCCATTGATACAATAAGGCGTCCCTACACGCGCATAGAGCAGGCGCAGGTAGTCATTGATCTCTGTTGCCGTCCCCACTGTAGAACGTGGGTTTTTACTGGTCGTTTTTTGGTCGATGGAAATGGCTGGACTCAAGCCGTCAATAGAGTCGACATCTGGTTTTTCCATATTTCCCAAGAATTGCCGAGCATAGGCCGATAAGCTCTCCACATAGCGGCGCTGACCTTCTGCATAGAGAGTATCAAAGGCCAGACTGGACTTTCCAGAACCAGACAAACCCGTCACCACGACTAATTTGTCCCGTGGAATTTCCACGTCTATATTTTTTAAATTATGGGCGCGTGCCCCATGAATGACAATTTTATCTTGCATATTCTTACTCTAATCACCTTTTTGTTAACCTCCATTATAACAAATTTTTTAGTATTCTTTTATCCAAAACTGTCCTTTTTCTGATATAATGTTAAGGTGTAAAAAAACAAGGGGAGGCACCATGAAACAGGTCTTTTTATCGACAACGACTGAATTTAAAGAAATAGAGACGCTGGAACCCGGTAGCTGGATCAACCTTGTGAACCCTTCCCAAAGTGAATCGATGGAAATCGCCTCTGCTTTTAATATCGATATTGCAGACTTACGGGCACCACTCGATGCGGAAGAAATGTCCCGTATGACCATCGAAGATGAGTATACCTTGATCATCGTCGACGTTCCCATCAAGGAAGAGCGGAACAATCAGACCTACTACGTGACGATTCCTCTAGGGATTATCCTAACAGAAGAGGCTATTATCACGACTTGCTTGGAGAAATTGCCGCTTCTAGATATCTTTATCAACCGACGCTTGCGGAATTTCTATACCTTTATGCGGTCACGCTTTATCTTTCAGATCCTCTACCGTAACGCCGAACTCTACTTGTCAGCGCTTCGTACCTTGGATCGCAAAAGCGAGCAGATTGAAAGTCAATTGCACAAATCAACGCGTAATGAAGAGCTGATTGAGTTGATGGAGTTGGAAAAAACCATCGTCTACTTTAAGGCCTCTCTGAAAACCAATGAGCGCGTGATCAAGAAATTGACCAGTGCCACTAGCAACATCAAGAAATACCTAGAAGACGAGGATCTGTTGGAAGATACCTTGATCGAAACCCAGCAGGCCATCGAGATGGCAGATATTTATGGAAATATCCTGCACTCCATGACCGATACCTTCGCATCGATCATCTCCAACAACCAGAATAACATCATGAAGACCTTGGCCATGGTGACCATCGTCATGTCCATCCCAACCATGATTTTCTCTGCCTATGGGATGAACTTCAAAGACAATGAATTACCGCTCAATGGAGAACCAAACGCCTTCTGGCTCATCATTTTCATCGCCTTTGCCCTGACCGGGTCTCTCGTCGTCTACCTCATCCATAAAAAATGGTTCTAACACCTACTAATAACACTAAGGAGTATTTATGTCTCAATTTGATTTGAATCAACTCAGCAAGAAAAACCAAGAATTTATCCGCATCGCCAAACACCAATTGCTTGAAAACGGGAAATCAGAGGAAGAAGCAGAAAGCCTCATCCAAGAAATCCTTCCAGCTATCCATGAAAACCAAGGAAAAGGGATTCCGGCACGGACTCTTTTTGGAGCTCCAACTGTTTGGGCGAATTCTTTCAGCGAGAAAGAACGCTATGAAAAAGAGCATCCGAAATTAAACGATGCTCCCTCTCTTATGATTTTGGATTCCTTCCTCTTTATCTTTGGTGTTTTTGCTGCGATTAGCGCCTTTATGAACTTGGTCGCACCGCGTCGTACTGGCTATGGTTTGATCACCTTGATCCTTGGAAGTTTGACAGGGGCTTTGCTCTTATACCTTATGTACTACTTCTTCTATCAGTATATGGATGGCACCAAAGATCGTAGCGAGCGTCCTTCTCTTTGGAAATCCATGCCGATTCTTGTTGGAGTCATGTTCCTTTGGGTCATTGTCTTGTCCTTTACTTCCCTACTCCCACAGGTTCTCAACCCAACTATTCCAGATGTTTTTGCCATCATTTTAGGAGCTCTAGCACTTGTCCTTCGCTTCTATCTCAAGAAACGCTTTAATATTAAAAGTTCGAGCACAGCACCCACAACTCGACGCTAAAAAGAAACGGATGAAGTTTTCATCCGTTTTTGTTTTACTGTATTTCCCTGTTCAACCTTTTTGAAAAATAGAGGACTAAATCATCATTGTTTTCACAAGAACTGTAAGGGGCCAAGGGCTGATCCCTAAACCAAACTCCAGATCCATCTGGGATATAGCCCCGTTTGACATACAGTCTTTGAGCTGGGCCATAACCCGAGTGTAAACCAACCCCTAAAGTAACAATCTCTGATAGTAGCCGGACTCTTTTTTCTGCCTCCTCTAAGAGTTGATTCCCAATCCCTCGATTTCTAAATGGTTCAAAAACATTAAAATCAGATAGTTCAGGATAAACTCCCACAAAAGGGCCGTGCTTGGCAGCAGGCAATATAGTGATATAGCCTGCCACAAATCCATCCGACTCAGCTACTAATACGTCCCTCTCTCTATTCTCCTGCTCCTGAAAATAGCTAGTCAAGATATCCTCTCTACCCGGCCACTCTTGGTGGATAAAAGCTTGAGAGATGTGCTCAATATCTGCCTTTATCATCCTCCTGATGATTACACCTTCCTTCATAGTTCCCTCCTTGATACCTTTCTCCCCTCATTATAGCATAATCAGAGCTTGGGAAAGGTCAAAGAGATTCACACGGACCTAACACACTATCACATTTCTATGCTCGCAAAAAAAGATCCAAAGGGTCTGAAAAAGAGGTCCACCGGACCTCAACTCGCTCTTATATTTCCAGGCTCGTGAAAAAAAGACCCGTAAGGGCCTTACTCGCTTTTTTATTTTCAAGCTCGTGAAAAAGAGGTCCACCGGACCTGAAAAAAAGACCCACCCGGGTCTTTTCTTTAATCTTCGTTTACGAAAGGCATCAAAGCCATTACGCGAGCGCGTTTGATAGCTGTTGTTACTTTACGTTGGTTCTTCGCTGAAGTTCCAGTTACACGACGAGGAAGGATTTTCCCACGTTCTGAAACGAAACGGCTAAGAAGCTCAGTATCTTTGTAATCGACATATTCGATTTTGTTTGCTGCGATGTAATCAACTTTTTTACGGCGTTTGAATCCGCCACGACGTTGTTGAGCCATGTT encodes the following:
- the uvrA gene encoding excinuclease ABC subunit UvrA — encoded protein: MQDKIVIHGARAHNLKNIDVEIPRDKLVVVTGLSGSGKSSLAFDTLYAEGQRRYVESLSAYARQFLGNMEKPDVDSIDGLSPAISIDQKTTSKNPRSTVGTATEINDYLRLLYARVGTPYCINGHGAITASSVEQIVDQVLELPERQRLQILAPIIRKKKGQHKNIIEKVQKDGYVRVRVDGEIYDVTEVPELSKSKQHTIEVVVDRIVIKEGIRSRLFDSIEAALRIADGYVVIDTMDGKELLFSEHYACPVCGFTVPELEPRLFSFNAPFGSCPDCDGLGIKLEVDLDLVVPDDRLSLREGALAPWNPISSNYYPQMLEQAMIHFGIDMDQPFSDLSQEEKDLVLYGSNGKEFHFHYENEFGGVRDIEIPFEGVVNNIHRRFRETNSDFTRNQMRSYMNELTCATCHGYRLNDQALSVRVGGEKGMHIGEVSDLSIADHLKAVDQLVLTDNEATIARPILKEIKDRLTFLNNVGLNYLTLSRSAGTLSGGESQRIRLATQIGSNLSGVLYILDEPSIGLHQRDNDRLIASLKKMRDLGNTLIVVEHDEDTMREADYLIDVGPGAGVFGGEIVAAGTPKQVARNSKSITGQYLSGKRKIPVPTERRSGNGRSIEITGASENNLQDITARFPLGKFIAVTGVSGSGKSTLINGILKKAIAQKLNRNSEKPGKYKTIQGIEHIDRLIDIDQSPIGRTPRSNPATYTGVFDDIRDLFAQTNEAKIRGYKKGRFSFNVKGGRCEACSGDGIIKIEMHFLPDVFVPCEVCHGRRYNSETLEVHYKEKNIAEVLDMTVNKAVEFFKHIPKIERKLKTIQDVGLGYVTLGQPATTLSGGEAQRMKLASELHKRSTGKSFYILDEPTTGLHTEDISRLIKVLERFVDDGNTVLVIEHNLDVIKTADHIIDLGPEGGVGGGTIIATGTPEEVAANPASYTGQYLKGKLQ
- a CDS encoding magnesium transporter CorA family protein, translated to MKQVFLSTTTEFKEIETLEPGSWINLVNPSQSESMEIASAFNIDIADLRAPLDAEEMSRMTIEDEYTLIIVDVPIKEERNNQTYYVTIPLGIILTEEAIITTCLEKLPLLDIFINRRLRNFYTFMRSRFIFQILYRNAELYLSALRTLDRKSEQIESQLHKSTRNEELIELMELEKTIVYFKASLKTNERVIKKLTSATSNIKKYLEDEDLLEDTLIETQQAIEMADIYGNILHSMTDTFASIISNNQNNIMKTLAMVTIVMSIPTMIFSAYGMNFKDNELPLNGEPNAFWLIIFIAFALTGSLVVYLIHKKWF
- a CDS encoding DUF1129 domain-containing protein; this encodes MSQFDLNQLSKKNQEFIRIAKHQLLENGKSEEEAESLIQEILPAIHENQGKGIPARTLFGAPTVWANSFSEKERYEKEHPKLNDAPSLMILDSFLFIFGVFAAISAFMNLVAPRRTGYGLITLILGSLTGALLLYLMYYFFYQYMDGTKDRSERPSLWKSMPILVGVMFLWVIVLSFTSLLPQVLNPTIPDVFAIILGALALVLRFYLKKRFNIKSSSTAPTTRR
- a CDS encoding GNAT family N-acetyltransferase, whose amino-acid sequence is MKEGVIIRRMIKADIEHISQAFIHQEWPGREDILTSYFQEQENRERDVLVAESDGFVAGYITILPAAKHGPFVGVYPELSDFNVFEPFRNRGIGNQLLEEAEKRVRLLSEIVTLGVGLHSGYGPAQRLYVKRGYIPDGSGVWFRDQPLAPYSSCENNDDLVLYFSKRLNREIQ
- the rpsR gene encoding 30S ribosomal protein S18 → MAQQRRGGFKRRKKVDYIAANKIEYVDYKDTELLSRFVSERGKILPRRVTGTSAKNQRKVTTAIKRARVMALMPFVNED